TCGAGAGGTTATTGAATCCACAGGTATAGCCTACCTGCGATACACACATATTATTTTCTATGAGCAGTTTGCAGGCATAACCGATGCGTACTTCCAGCAAAAACTGCCAGTATGTTTTCATGGTCCTGGATTTGAAATACCTGCAAAAGGAGTTGGGGCTTACGTTAGCGGCCGCCGCTACTTCCTTGAGGGAAATTTTCTGCTGGAAATTATTGAAAGTGTAAGTATAGATCTGGTTGATATTGTCTGTGTTGACAATATTATACGAATTGGCAAAGCCCACACTTGATAAAAGCGTGTATTCCTTACTGTTAGCAATCATATCCAACATGCTGAGCAGGTGCGCTATTCTTTGTGCCTGGGTTGCTTTCAGGATGGCTTCCATATTACGGATCACCGTTTCCCGGGTATCTCCATGGATCTTGATGCCGTGCTTGGCTTTTGCCAGCAAATCTTT
The Chitinophaga sp. MM2321 DNA segment above includes these coding regions:
- a CDS encoding AraC family transcriptional regulator, with product MKPILRKVDTGHNYSFSVKEDIYPYLYNHWHYHPEIELTQIRKGSGMRLVGDSMERFEDGDLILLGADLPHMWRSDDIYFQEISGLQIEAVAIHFKDNFWGTGFLDLPEMKNVKDLLAKAKHGIKIHGDTRETVIRNMEAILKATQAQRIAHLLSMLDMIANSKEYTLLSSVGFANSYNIVNTDNINQIYTYTFNNFQQKISLKEVAAAANVSPNSFCRYFKSRTMKTYWQFLLEVRIGYACKLLIENNMCVSQVGYTCGFNNLSNFNRQFKILTKKTPLQYLKAYVRAKSA